From Chryseobacterium camelliae:
TCCATACTTCCTTAAGCATGCCTACGAAAGGCTGATTTGAAATCTCCGGCAATGCTTCGGACAGGGTGAGCCCAACCACAGACCCGGGTTTGCCCCAGGCAGCCAGCATGGCAGGATTGGCCAGTTCAATACGGATTTCCTCACCGGTATAAACCGCTACCGGATGTTCGGCATGAAGGCAGAGAATATTTAAGAGGTCTGTGTTTTCCAGTCTGGTAGGACGATACATAATAGATACGGAGCGTTGGTTAATTCTGAATCTGAACGGCAATTCTGTTGATCAGATCATCAATATCGAAAGGCTTTGAGACAAAATCATCTGCTGAACACAGCTGTTTCATACTTTCGATCCCGGCATTGGCCGTCATAATAATGACCGGGATATGCTTTGATGCATCATTTTTTTTAAGGATATTGCATACTTCAATGCCATTGCCGTCCGGTAACATAACATCAAGCAGGAATAAATCGGGGTTTGCTTCCGAATGTCCGGCCATGAATTCAGATACCGTAGGAAAACCATAAACCTGATAATCCTGCTCCAAAACCATATGGATAAGCTCCAGGATATCTTCACTGTCCTCAAGGACACAAATGTTCTTATTCATTCATTTAACAGTAAACTTTAGCACATTCTAAAGCATTTATATACCTTAGATTCTTAATGTATATAATCAAACAGATACGTGGCTCGGCTTTATCTGACAACTTTTTGTAAGATAACTGCCTGTGAAAATAATGTTGAGAACATAAGCATCACAAGATGATGATGAAATCACTTTCCATATTGATCAAAGCCATATAATGCTTGCCTGCCGATTGATAAGGGATTCCTGAAGGAACCTTATAGCAGCATTTATAACAGATTTCATTTGAAGCAAAATTTATTCCATATAATCAAAAAAAAACAAGGATTATTTAACAAATTTTCACTAAAGTCTACAGATAAGTTTTAAAACATGATCGTAGTATCCTTTATACAATTTTTATCGATTAAAAAACCTCCAAAAATACTTTTCCGTTTTTGTATCGTTTCTTTTGTAAAATAATGATTGTATGACCAAATTGTTCTGAAAATTATGACGATTCCAAAATAATATGAATGACTGAATGTTGATAATGTCAAGATCAAAAGACCTAACTTTCCAATTGGAAAATAAGCATTAACAGTTTCAAATGGTAAGTAAGCTTAGTATTTGTCTGCTAAGGTATTACAAATCCCGACATCTGCTTCTTTGCAAACATTTATCATGTAAAGTGAATACAATCTAAAATATAAACAATTCATTACCAGAAAATTAATTAATCATCAAAGCAATAGCGCTCTGTATATGATCTTGATATAAGCCTATGCGATATTAAAAAAAAGTATTATTTTTGCTTTAAGTACAGGACTGTTTTATAGTATCTTACTCATTAATTTGCCCATTCCACAGTTATAAAATATTAAAAATCAACCACATGAGAAAAATAATTTTACTCTTCATTTTCATCCTCAGTATTCCCGTTTTCTCTCAGATTAAAGTGCTGAAAAATGAGAGCCTGGTAGAAATCGGTAAAGATAATTCTGTGGGCCTATATAAGAAGGGAGATAAATTCACCATCAATTACCAGGACCTGAATACGGCCAATCTCAATACTTTCAGATCTATCTCCTTCCAGAACGTCAACGGCGATGTATCAGGACTGTATAAAATGATTACCGATGGTTTTATCGATACACCTGACGGAAATATTGTCCTGGAAATGCCCAATGATATTATTGAACTGCATTATGAAAAAAATTATGGCCAGCCTACCGTTCAGATCATTCAGTTCATTAATAAAAACAGGAAGTATATGGGAAAATCCCAATTCCTGAACAAAAAACAGATTGATAAAATCTTCGGAAGAACCAACGGTAAATTTACCCTGTATGACAAACCTGCATCCATAAACCAGAATGCAGTACAAAAACAGGTCGGCAATACCTCTCCTGCCACTTCTACAACTCCGGCTAACAGCGTAAAAAACAAAAAATCAAGGAAATAATCGTAATCTGATCATATACTTAAGCTCATTCTTCGCGAATGAGTTTTTTTATTTTATTTTTGCAAAAAGATCTTTTATTCATCATGAGCCTTCAAATACAGCATCTGACCAAAAAATTCGGAGAACAGACCGCTCTCAGCGATATCAACATCTCGATCGGGAATAATGAAATCATCGGGCTTTTGGGCCCTAATGGTGCCGGAAAATCAACTCTTATGAAATCTATTGTAGGTGCGCTGAAAATAGATGAAGGTGAAATCATTTTCAATGGAAAGAACATTACCGAACATGAAATAGAAAGTAAAAAAAGCATCGGGTTCCTTCCTGAAAACAATCCGCTGTACCTTGAAATGTATGTGAAGGAATACCTGCAGTTTATTGCCAATATCCACCAGATTCCTGATCAAAGGATTGAAGATGTCATTGAACTTGTGGGCATCACACCTGAAAGATCAAAAAAAATCGGGCAACTTTCAAAAGGATACAAACAAAGGGTGGGCCTTGCCCAGGCCATTATCCATCAGCCGGACCTGCTGATCCTCGATGAACCTACCAATGGCCTTGATCCCAATCAGATTATTGAAATCAGGAATGTCATCCGGGAAATAGGACGGGAAAAGACGGTGCTCCTTTCCACGCATATCATGCAGGAGGTAGAAGCTCTGTGTTCCCGGGTAATCCTTATCCATAAAGGGCACATCCTCCAGGACTGCCCGATCGATGAATTCAAAGGAAGGTTTGAAAGCCTTGAAGAGGCCTTTACCAGCTATACCCAAGACGCAACTGCCGGCTAATGGCTTTATATTTGATCGGGATAAGAAGAATAACCCATCAAATACACACCAATGATCAAAACAGTTTTGGCAGCCATCTGCCTGACAGCAGCTTCTTCAGTATCCTATGCGAATAGCCATGCTACTGATGCCGTTCAGAAGGAATACGTACAGAAAGTCCCGAAAACAGTTATTATCAAAACCAAAAAATTCAAGATAAGGATTGACCAGCAGCCTAACGAGCAATATCTGTATCAATCCTGGTCTGCTAAAGGCAAGCTTACCTCGAAGCCAAGCATGATCATCAGCAATGGCGAAATAATCCCGGACGGAACCGGAGGAAACTATTATTATGAATTTCAGAATGAAGGCTATACCTACCAGATCTGGAGGAATTACCTGACCGATTCTGTAAAAAAACCTCCCTATACCCTAAAGGTTATAGATCCGCAAGGCCATATAGTGGCCAGCTAGAATGGTTACACCGTTAAAAGTTAGTATAATATCCTCCGGTTCTTCTGTTGAGCCGGAGTTTTTTATGCAATTCCTGATGAAGGCAAAGCCGCAAAAAACCGGCTCATTTCAAAACTTTCTCCGGCTGCATGATAGCCAATATTGAATATCTGCTCCAGACGTTCCTTTCTCCTTTCAAATGTACCGTATGTAGACAGTTCCTGTGAGGAGATAAACCAATCGCAATGGTCAAATTTAATTTTCTCAATCCGGTAGGACAACAGGTCATAGGATCTTGATACAATGGCTTTGATGGATTTAAGATCATCAATTTTAATATCGTGGGGAGGGGAAACAAAGACCCCGATCAGTTTGTCACAGTCTGCGCGGATGATGTCAGCAGGAAAATTGTTTAGTACTCCGCCATCACAGTACATTTCATCATTAATGATATAAGGGGTCGTAATTCCAGGAATGGAACAGGAGGCGATAATGGCGTCTACTACCCTGAAGTTTTGATCGAAAACTTTTTCTGTCCCTTTAATGAGTTCTGTTGCCACGATCTTTACTTCCTTATTCAGGTCTCCCAGCTTCATATCCCCAAAAATGGGGTTAAGGTAATTCCTGAAAATTACGGATGAGACCAGTCCTGGCTGGTTGAATGCAAAATGTTTCCAGTTAAAAAAGTATACGGATTTGAAAAACTCAAGAATTTCTTCCGGCGTCTTGCCTACCGCATGCAGGCAGCCAACAATAGAACCGGCACTGCAGCAGGAAAGGATATCTATTTCTATGTTTTTCTCGCGTAAGAATTTCAGAACTCCTGCATGGGCAATTCCTTTGGTACCTCCGCCGGATAAAACAAGTCCGGTTTTTTCAAAATTCATGGTATAAATGTATGAAAACATCCCTGGATACGGGGTTTAAGGTTTCTAAATTTATGTTAAAAGTTTATGACTGTCTGTTCGAGTGTACCATGAAATGTAGCGTGTGGAGAACTTAGTGTAAGTGATAACGTTCTTTTGTTTGTTAATCATCAGTTCTCGATACATTTTTCTTCGTTTTGCTGCGAAAAACACTCGAACTGACTGGGGCTGCAATTATTGTCAGACAATCGATTCGCCGTCTGTTCGAGTGCGAAATGAAATGGAGCGTATCGAGAAACTAGTGTAAGCGGTAACCTTCTTTTGTTTGATAATCACTGGTTCTCGATACATTTTTCTTCGTTTCACTACGAAAAAACACTCGAACTGACGTGACCGCACTGTTTGTCAGACATTGATTCTGCGTTTTGTGCATACCAACAAAAAAGCCCGGAAAAATCCGGGCTTTATATGTAATATTAAGTATATAAGCTTAAATATGGATCACCTCCCCGTAAGCAGCAGCAGCAGCTTCCATGATCGCTTCGGAAACCGTTGGGTGCGGGTGGATGGATTTGATGATTTCATGTCCTGTAGTCTCCAGTTTTCTGGCTACTACAGCTTCTGCTACCATATCGGTAACACCGTCACCAATCATATGGCAACCCAACCATTCTCCGTATTTGGCATCAAAAATCACTTTGATGAATCCATCGGTATTTCCGTTAGCCGTTGCTTTTCCGCTGGCAGAAAGCGGGAATTTCCCTACTTTGATTTCATATCCCTTTTCTTTAGCCTGTTTTTCAGTAAGCCCTACAGAAGCTACTTCCGGATGGCAATATGTACATCCAGGAATATTGCCGTAGTCGATTTTCTCTACGTGCATTCCCTTGATCTTTTCCACACAGGTAATTCCTTCTGCGGACGCTACGTGCGCCAGAGCCTGGGTAGGGATAATATCTCCAATCGCATAATATCCTGGTACTGAAGTTTCATACCATTCGTTCACCAATACTCTTCCTTTATCTGTCTGGATGCCGACATCTTCAAGACCGATATTCTCGATATTCGCAGCAATTCCTACTGCAGACAATAAGATATCCGCTTCAAGAGTGATGTTTCCTTTGGCTGTTTTTACAGTAGCTTTTACGCCTTCTCCGCTTGTATCCACACTTTCTACAGATGCATTGGTCATGATCTCTATTCCGGTCTTTTTAAGCGATTTCTCTAAATGTTTAGAGATCTCCTCATCTTCTACAGGAACGATATTCGGCATGAATTCAACAACAGTTACTTTAGTTCCCATCGTATTATAGAAATCAGCAAACTCCACCCCGATGGCTCCGGAACCTACCACGATCATAGATTTCGGTTGCTCAGGTAAAGACAATGCCTGTCTGTATCCGATTACTTTTTTACCGTCCTGAGGCAGGTTCGGCAATTCTCTGGAACGGGCTCCTGTCGCGATGATGATATGGGTACCGGTATATTCGGTTACCTTACCTTCTTGATCCGTTACAGAAACTTTTTTGCCTTTCTGAACTTTTGCAGTTCCCAGAATGACATCGATCTTATTTTTCTTCATCAGGAATTCAATCCCTTTGCTCATTTTGTTGGCTACGCCACGGCTTCTCTGAATAACGTTCGGGAATTCAAAGCTGCCTTCCACCTTATTCAGTCCGTAATCTTCAGCATGATTGATGTAATGAAATACCTGAGCGGATTTCAGCAAAGCCTTAGTAGGAATACATCCCCAGTTCAGGCAGATCCCTCCCAGGTTTTCTTTTTCAATGATCGCAGTTTTGAAACCCAGCTGTGCTGCTCTGATCGCTGTAACGTATCCACCAGGACCACTTCCGATGACAATAATATCGTAGTTCATTAGTATAAAATTTTTATGCGAATTTAAGGAAAAAATATCGGATAAGAAACGAAAAAGCAACCTGTAAGGCTGCTTCTGTATTTTTAAATTATTTTTTGCTGTAGGATACCCGCCAGACAATTCCGCCTACGTCATCCGCTACCAGTAAAGATCCGTCGGCGAGCTGCAAAACCCCTACAGGACGGCCATATACATCCCCTTTTTCTTTATCTGCAATAAATCCCGATAAAAATGGTTCATAAGTTCCTGAAGCTTTTCCATTGGCAAACGGAACAAATGCGACCTGATACCCTACCAACGAAGAGCGGTTCCAGGAACCATGCTGTCCGATGAATGCCCCATTCTTATATTTTTGCGGAAACTGTGCTCCTTTATAAAAGTCCAGTCCCAGCGATGCCGTATGGGAACCGAGGGGTACATCAGGAACGATGGTCTTAGCAACCAGGTCAGGCCGTTCTCCTTTTCTTCGGGGATCTTCATGCTTTCCGAAATAAGCATACGGCCAGCCGTAAAATGCACCTTTCTTCACACTGGTCAGGTAATCCGGAACCAGTTCGTCCCCCAGCTCATCCCGTTCATTCACTACGGTCCACAACGCTCCGGTGACCGGATTCCAACTCATTCCAACCGGATTCCTAAGTCCCGAAGCAAATATAATCTCTCCGCTTCCATCAGGATTTATTTCCAGTATATTGGCTCTTCTTACTTCATTTTCCATTCCGTTTTCCCCTACATTACTGCCGGAACCTACGGAAACATATATTTTCGACTGGTCTTTATTCGCAATTAAATTTCTTGTCCAGTGATTGTTGTAGCCTCCAGCCGGAAGGTTAAGCATTTTCTTTCCGGGACCTGATATTTTCAGGTCTCCCTGCTTATAGGGGTATACCCATAGTCCATCTGTATTGGCCACATAGAACTGATCTTTGATGATCAGCATTCCGTAAGGCTGGTTCAGGTTGTCA
This genomic window contains:
- a CDS encoding response regulator transcription factor, encoding MNKNICVLEDSEDILELIHMVLEQDYQVYGFPTVSEFMAGHSEANPDLFLLDVMLPDGNGIEVCNILKKNDASKHIPVIIMTANAGIESMKQLCSADDFVSKPFDIDDLINRIAVQIQN
- a CDS encoding PQQ-dependent sugar dehydrogenase; translated protein: MRKYILPSVIVILASCKDQKKQDVTTKSEVATQTDTLKLPAPDEKGAKNKFSNVIGWPAGKAPTAPEGFTVTRFAEDIKSPRNMIQAPNGDVFVVLSNSERSATEKVKNDISGKSNAEVGGKSANRILVYRDANKDGIPETSSVFIDNLNQPYGMLIIKDQFYVANTDGLWVYPYKQGDLKISGPGKKMLNLPAGGYNNHWTRNLIANKDQSKIYVSVGSGSNVGENGMENEVRRANILEINPDGSGEIIFASGLRNPVGMSWNPVTGALWTVVNERDELGDELVPDYLTSVKKGAFYGWPYAYFGKHEDPRRKGERPDLVAKTIVPDVPLGSHTASLGLDFYKGAQFPQKYKNGAFIGQHGSWNRSSLVGYQVAFVPFANGKASGTYEPFLSGFIADKEKGDVYGRPVGVLQLADGSLLVADDVGGIVWRVSYSKK
- a CDS encoding ABC transporter ATP-binding protein, whose product is MSLQIQHLTKKFGEQTALSDINISIGNNEIIGLLGPNGAGKSTLMKSIVGALKIDEGEIIFNGKNITEHEIESKKSIGFLPENNPLYLEMYVKEYLQFIANIHQIPDQRIEDVIELVGITPERSKKIGQLSKGYKQRVGLAQAIIHQPDLLILDEPTNGLDPNQIIEIRNVIREIGREKTVLLSTHIMQEVEALCSRVILIHKGHILQDCPIDEFKGRFESLEEAFTSYTQDATAG
- the lpdA gene encoding dihydrolipoyl dehydrogenase, with translation MNYDIIVIGSGPGGYVTAIRAAQLGFKTAIIEKENLGGICLNWGCIPTKALLKSAQVFHYINHAEDYGLNKVEGSFEFPNVIQRSRGVANKMSKGIEFLMKKNKIDVILGTAKVQKGKKVSVTDQEGKVTEYTGTHIIIATGARSRELPNLPQDGKKVIGYRQALSLPEQPKSMIVVGSGAIGVEFADFYNTMGTKVTVVEFMPNIVPVEDEEISKHLEKSLKKTGIEIMTNASVESVDTSGEGVKATVKTAKGNITLEADILLSAVGIAANIENIGLEDVGIQTDKGRVLVNEWYETSVPGYYAIGDIIPTQALAHVASAEGITCVEKIKGMHVEKIDYGNIPGCTYCHPEVASVGLTEKQAKEKGYEIKVGKFPLSASGKATANGNTDGFIKVIFDAKYGEWLGCHMIGDGVTDMVAEAVVARKLETTGHEIIKSIHPHPTVSEAIMEAAAAAYGEVIHI
- a CDS encoding patatin-like phospholipase family protein, with the protein product MNFEKTGLVLSGGGTKGIAHAGVLKFLREKNIEIDILSCCSAGSIVGCLHAVGKTPEEILEFFKSVYFFNWKHFAFNQPGLVSSVIFRNYLNPIFGDMKLGDLNKEVKIVATELIKGTEKVFDQNFRVVDAIIASCSIPGITTPYIINDEMYCDGGVLNNFPADIIRADCDKLIGVFVSPPHDIKIDDLKSIKAIVSRSYDLLSYRIEKIKFDHCDWFISSQELSTYGTFERRKERLEQIFNIGYHAAGESFEMSRFFAALPSSGIA